Proteins co-encoded in one Papaver somniferum cultivar HN1 chromosome 5, ASM357369v1, whole genome shotgun sequence genomic window:
- the LOC113281472 gene encoding F-box protein At1g67340-like, whose protein sequence is MRTRSGVCYRNLEQRKTEIKKRMRKRITNTNYNYCTYNQEEICCKRRKKIDYLDELPDDIVLSILCKLSSTVNTPSDLFNLVLTCKRLNNLALNPLVLSKASPKLLTVKAKNWSESSHRFLKQCSDSGNIEATYTLGMIRFYCLENRGSGASLMAKAAMNSYAPALYSLAVIQFNGSGGTKTDTDLRAGVALCARAAFLGHIDALRELGHCLQDGYGVRQNVTEGRRFLIHANAREVAAVLYSHPPSTSILFHAQQLKHSNGVSCPLLSDFGCNVPPPEVHIANRFLTEWFEIKGTSNVDDVEDAGPDGDGLGLRLCSHAGCGRPETRKHEFRRCSVCGAVNYCSRACQALDWKLRHKANCAPTEEFIVVDAHGNGVDGDVGGDVIGVEDEDVMMAES, encoded by the exons ATGAGAACAAGAAGTGGTGTTTGTTATCGAAATCTTGAACAGCGTAAAACAGAGAttaagaagaggatgagaaaacGGATTACTAATACTAATTACAATTACTGTACTTACAATCAAGAAGAAATTTGttgtaaaagaagaaaaaagattgaTTACTTAGATGAATTACCAGATGATATTGTTTTATCCATACTCTGTAAATTGAGTTCTACTGTGAATACTCCTTCTGATCTCTTCAATTTAGTACTAAC ATGCAAAAGACTAAATAATCTAGCTCTGAATCCTTTGGTATTGTCAAAAGCTTCTCCAAAATTACTTACAGTGAAAGCTAAGAATTGGTCTGAATCATCTCATAGATTCTTGAAACAATGCTCTGATTCAGGAAACATTGAAGCCACTTATACTCTAGGCATG ATCCGATTTTACTGTCTAGAAAACAGAGGAAGTGGAGCATCATTAATGGCAAAAGCAGCCATGAATTCATACGCACCAGCTTTATATTCATTAGCAGTGATACAATTCAACGGTAGTGGAGGTACAAAAACAGATACAGATTTACGTGCTGGTGTAGCCTTATGTGCTCGTGCTGCGTTTCTTGGTCATATTGATGCATTACGTGAACTCGGTCATTGCTTACAAGATGGTTATGGTGTTCGACAAAACGTTACAGAGGGTCGACGCTTTTTGATTCATGCTAATGCTCGAGAAGTTGCCGCAGTTCTTTACTCTCATCCTCCTTCTACGTCGATATTGTTTCATGCTCAACAACTGAAGCATAGTAATGGTGTATCGTGTCCGTTATTAAGTGATTTCGGATGTAACGTACCACCACCGGAAGTTCACATTGCCAACCGTTTCTTAACCGAGTGGTTTGAAATTAAAGGCACGAGTAATGTAGATGATGTGGAGGACGCCGGCCCTGATGGTGATGGATTAGGTTTAAGACTTTGTTCACATGCTGGGTGTGGAAGGCCTGAGACAAGAAAGCACGAGTTTAGACGTTGCTCGGTTTGTGGTGCGGTGAATTATTGTTCTCGGGCTTGTCAGGCCCTTGATTGGAAGTTGCGCCACAAGGCTAACTGTGCACCAACAGAAGAGTTTATTGTTGTTGATGCCCATGGTAATGGAGTCGATGGGGATGTTGGCGGTGATGTTATCGGGGTCGAAGACGAAGATGTAATGATGGCTGAGAGCTGA